The Insulibacter thermoxylanivorax region TCGACGAGCACGCCATCCTGAAGGAAGAGCACCTCATCGGTTATCTCTTCGGCATCGTTCAAGATATGAGTAGAATATAGGATCGTTGTCTCCTGCTGGAGCTGTTTTAAGAGGTCCAGCATCTCGCGGCGGCCGGCGGGATCGAGGGCGGATACGGGTTCATCCAGCAGAAGCAGCCGCGGTTGATGAAGGATGGCCTGTGCAATCCCCAGCCGCTGTTTCATGCCGCCGGAGAAATTATCCGCTTTGGCATTCATCATATCCTTGAGGCCGACGATATCCAGCACTTCCTGCGTCCTTTTGCGAATCTCGCTCGCCTGCATACCGCTGATATGCCCGCAGAGTTCCAACACTTCCTTCGCCGTCAACGCCTCGAAGAATTTCGGATATTGCGGCAGGAAGCCGATCTCCCTCCGCAGATCCCGAGCGCCTTGCAAAGCGATCTCACCGCGATCCGGTTTAAGAAGACCCGCGATCATCGAGAGGATCGTCGTCTTGCCCGCGCCGTTCGGACCGATGAGGGCAGTCGCAGTATATGGTTTCAGGCGGAAGGATACGCCTTTGACGACTTCGCGGCCTTGGAAGCTTTTGCTCAGATTTTGTACCGTTAACATCACTCTCTTCTCCCGCCTACAAAATAAGCAATCGGTCCGAGGATATTGACGAAGATGATGATGAGCGCCCACATCCACCGCGGACCCTTCGTCGCAGCCGTACGTCTAAGATCGATTAACGCGATGAGCATCAAGACGAACTGAATGACGATCAGCGGGGCGACTAACGACCAGTTGATGTTGTCCATCGATCAAACCTCCTTCAATACGTGTTTGACGTTCTCATAGAGGATCGCCAACTCCTTCCGTTGGAGCAGAGGAGCAAGCAGGGGATTGGCATCTACAGCGGCGAGGAGATCGCGTTTGATCGTGTCCATATCCCTTGGCGCCTGCTGCATCACTGTCTGCTCCTCATCGATCCATTCCTGCAGCAGGTAGAAATAGTCATCGCCGCTGAATTGCAGGGGGAATTTCAGCGTTTTGCATGTTTGCAAGTAGCGTTCCACCATTCTAGCCGCCTGCTCCTCGTTCTGCTGCATCGCGTACACGTTCGCCGCTTTCAGGTAAAACACCAGCACAGTATGAATAGACAGTTCCCGTACACCGAAGATGCCGGCCAGCTTCTCCAAGCGATCGACCGTGACGTCAACATAAGACAACCGATCCTTCTCCAGCGCCATGAGCTCCGTCAGTGCGCCGAACAGCGACAACAGGTGCTGATAGGCACTTACTTGCAAGACTCGCTTCGCCTGCGCTGCATCTCCCATCATGGCTAGTGCCGAGGCGATCAGCAGTTCATGATTGAATTCGATCCGCGGCTGCGATCCCAACTGCTCGACTACCTGCTGCGGCTGCTTCAGCAAGAGATGCGTTGCCGCTTCGATCGCTGTCACCTCATTGATCAGATACATATCACCGCTGTGCTGCCTGACACGGCTGCAGAGCTGGAGGATGGTGTCTGCCGTTGCCGGCGGATCGGGGGACTGGAGCAGGTAATTCAGATACAGCTGAGCCATCTTCGAGAGGAAGGGATAGCAGCTGTAATACTCCTTGATGAGCTGCTGAATCGCTTCGTCCACCTGAGCGAATTCCTCCTTCGCAAACCGCTGCGCCAGCTCGCTGTACAGCTCGGCAATCCGCATCACCGTCAGCTGGGGCTGATAACCGAGGAGCGAATCGATGGTAAGATCAAGCAGCATCGCCAGTTTGGGCAGCAAGGTGATATCCGGATAGCTCAGCCCCTGCTCCCATTTGGATACGGCGGCTCGCGAGACACCGACAAACTGTGCCACATCTTCCTGTGTCAACTTCAATTCCTTGCGCCGATTGGCGAAGATCGTCGAAAACTGTATGGGCGGCATCGCACTTCACCTCTTGCTTTAATAGTAAAAGAGCGGGGCTTCCTCGTACAGCGAATGAATGTCACATTTCTGAACTCATCGAAACCGTTGGTTGACATCCATCCTAATAAAAAACCGCTCTTTTGTCTTGTCTTGCTGCTCGCTGACAAAAAAGCGGTCCTCATATCCTTCCTTTTCGCTTATATGCTTATATAACCTTAGAACAATTACCCTTTAACCGGTCTAAACTTCAATCCGCCGCGTGTAGTATCGCACCTTTCTATCCGCTGTCTGTGAATCCGGCGGATAGTAGACGACCAGCAAGGTTTTCGCTTCCAGCACATCCTTCAGATCCTCAGGATTGCCCTCCACCGCCGGGATCGGTGCGGCTTCTGCAAGCTCCAGATACGCTGCCAGATCACAGTCGATGATCTCCACGACGGTATGCTTGTACAGATCCTTCTCCGTCAAGCCAAGCGCTGCAAATTCAGGGGATAGCTCTTCCGGACGCTCGGCGAGGTCCTGTATGAGCTCACCCAGTTCCTGCTTCGACAGACGATACTCCCACCAGATCTTGCGCGGTCTGTACCGGTGATTGAGATAATAGTCGAGCTTCATCAGCCCCTCTGTCAACTGCGGGAAGCGCAGCTTGAGCTCGGCGAGGAACTCAGCCAGCCTGGTGAAGAGATCCTCGAGCTGATGGCCGATCTTCGGCCAGCCCCGTTTCTCCCAGTATGCACCGAATTCCTGAAAAAAATCAAAAGGAGAATCAAACTCATACCGGATCAAATACTCAAGCGTATGGTCCATGCGGCGGGCGTTCCAATATTTCTCCAGGATGTCCTCGGCTTGTTTGATGCGGATGATATCATCGAAGGACAGCACATCGTTGCCCAGAATCTCATAGGGCGCATGATCCATATAGATATAGCCATACTTCTCCGCATCCCTGCGCAGTCCCGTGCCCCGCAGCAGCTTGAGGAATCCCAGCTGCAGCTCTTCCGGACGCAGATTGAAGACATCGTTGAAAGTCTTGCGGAAGGAATGGTAATCCTCCTCGGGAAGTCCGGCGATCAGGTCGAGATGCTGGGCAATCTGGCCGCTTTCCTTGATCATCATCACGGTGCGGCTCAGCTTTTCGAAGTTCTGACGCCGCTTGATCAACTCGTTCGTGCGCTCGTTGGTCGACTGGATGCCGATCTCGAAGCGGAAGATGCCCGGGGGCGCATGTTCCTGCAGGAAGGTGATCACTTCCGGCCGCATGATATCGGCGGTGATCTCAAATTGGAACACACAGCCGCGGTGGTGTTCGATCAGGAACTCGAAGATCTCCAAAGCGTAATCCCGTTTGATGTTAAAGGTGCGGTCGACGAATTTGATCTGCTTGGCCCCGTTCTCGATCAGGTAGAGAAGGTCCGCCTTCGCCCGCTCGATATCAAAATACCGCACCCCGACTTCGATGCTGGACAGGCAGAACTGACAGCTGAAAGGACAGCCCCGGCTTGTCTCGAAGTAGACGATTCGGTTCGCCAGATGCGGCAGATCTTCCTCGAAGCGGTGCGGCGACGGGATCGTATTCAGATCGAGCTTCGGCCTTCCGGGATTGACGATGACTTCCCCGTCCTTGCGGTAAGCCAGACCAAACACATAATGAAACTTTCGCTCCCCTGCCAGCTCCGTCAGCAGATGGTGGAACGTTTCTTCCCCTTCCCCGAACACGATGAAATCCACTTCCGGCAGCCGCTTCATCCAATAGTCCGTGTCATAGGAAACCTCCGGTCCGCCCAGCACGATGGGGACATGCGGCAGGATCTTGCGCAGCATGTTGATAACGACAATCGTCTCCTCGATGTTCCAGATATAACAGGAGAAGCCGATCACATCCGGCTTGCGCTTATACAAGTCGGTGACGATGTTCATTGGCGGATCCTTGATCGTATATTCCGCGATCTCGATCGCAAAATCACGCTCCGCATAAGCCTTCAGATAGCGGAGCGCGAGGTTCGTATGTATGTATTTGGCATTTAACGCAGCGAGGACAATTTTCATCTTCGTACCCTCTTCATTCGTGTAATGGTCGGTGCAAGTTAAATCGTCCAGCAGGACCACATACGCCGCTGGACGATCTATCTTTCATTATATACTTGAACGAAGAGCGGTTACAAGGAGAGCGGAGACCCCAGACTAAGAGGGCGGGCTCACGGATCCGTCTTCCGCTGCCTTCCTCCATCCTTCGCGTTCTCCAAGCAGCGCTAACATCTGCTGCAGATCGAATTGCTGCAGGAACTGTTCGCATACATCATGCGGCACAGGGCGGCATAACAGATAACCTTGAACTTCATTGCAGCCCTTGCGCATAAGGAACGCTAACTGCTCGGACTGTTCTACGCCTTCCGCAACAACGGTGAGTCCGAGGTCCCTCGCAAGCTGGATGACAGAAGCGGTGATGATCTGTCCGGTATCGGACTGCGTGCCGGTGATGAACTCCTTGTCGATCTTCAGCGTATCCGCTGGATATCGCTTGAGGTAGTTGAGCGAGGAATATCCCTTGCCGAAGTCATCGATTGCAATACGTATGCCCCGCTCCTTGATCTTGTCCAAGATCTTGCTGATCTTTTGCGGATTCTCGATGAAGATGCTCTCGGTCAGCTCCAATTCCAATTGCTTCGGATTGAGACCGGTGCGCGCCAACACATCATCCAATACAGCGACAAAATCCGGGTGAACCATCTGCTGCACAGAGATATTGATGCTGATCCGGCACTCTTCGCTGCCTTGCCAGTTCCAGCCGGCCGCTTGCGCACAGGCCGTCTCAAGCACCCACTCACCGATCGGCACGATCAGACCCGTCTGTTCCGCGATCGGGATGAACCTGCTGGGCCGTACATGGCCCAGCTCCGGGTGCTGCCAGCGCAGAAGCGCCTCGATCGCTGCGATCCTGCCTGTTGCCAGGTCAATGCGGGGCTGGTAGGCCAAGCTGAGCTCGCCATTGCGGATCGCTGTTCTTAATTCCGTCGCCAGCTGCAAACGGTCATGCATCTCTTCATCCATCACAGGATCGAATTCGACGACGTGGATATAAGACTGTCTGGCTTGAGTCAGCGCGGTATCCGCATGGCTCACCAGTTCGCTGGCGGTTCTGCCATGCCGAGGATAACCTGCCAGCCCGGCAGAAGCCAGGATCTGCAGAGACTGTCCGCGCACCTCGACCGGCTGTTCATCGAAACGGCGGATCAGATCCATGACGATCTGTCTCGATTCAGCTGTATCATGATCGAGGATCAGAGCAAATTCATCTCCGCTTAACCTGGCGATATCCGGCTTGCCTTCGATCCCCATACGCAGCTGCTGAGCGACGATCATGATGATGAGATCGCCAAGATCACTGCCCAAGGCATCGTTGATCCAGCGGAATCGATTCACGTTCAGCAGAACAACGGTCAACGGATCATGGCCGGCTTCACGTATGCGCTCTTCTAACCGCTGCATGAACGCTTGTCGATTGAGCAAGCCGGTCAGCGGGTCATGGGTCATCATGATGCGTTTAGTACGGTTCATCTCGCGCAGCGCAAATAGATAACCCACCCGCAAGGCGACCAGGATCAGAACGACGGCGATTCCGGAGATGATCAGAATCAACCCATTGTCTAACACGATACTCCGTCCCTTCAAAAACGACTCATCCAGCAGAGGCAGCACTAGGACCTTACTCATAAAGAAACATCCACCGATTGCCGATGGATGTTGAATTCAAATCCATGTTCCGTCAACCTGTTCGGCAACTCGGCGACCAATAGAAGTGATCCTTCCTTAGGCCCGTAGCTTTGCGTCCTCACCTTTCGATGAGTTTGCTATTATCGCAGTTGATGTCCTTGTTGAATATTGCCATATGTAGGATAGAAAAACATGGTTGAATAATCCTAAATATAACACAGAGGTCCTATTTTGTCTATGTCGTATATAAAGCAGTAGGCCGAGGGAAATGATCCCTCGGCCTTTTTTCGATCCTATAATCCTAGATCTCTTGTTCGATATATCGATATTCTCTCTGTTCGATGATGCCCTGTCCTTGCGTCAGGTCCGTAATCCAAGCAGTGAAGCGCTCTGCTTCTTCCGCTTCAGGCAGACAGAGGATGCTCACCTTGTCGGTAAATGTCGGAGGTTCGGTGATTACGCCGCGGTTGTTGAGCTCATTCTCCAACTTGCCGTACCAGGTGTAATCGACCGTCACCGTAACTTCTCTGTGCAGGACTTTGAGCACGGGCTTCGCTGCCTTGACAGCTTCCACTGTGGCCTCCGTGTAAGCTCTTACGAGACCGCCGGCTCCGAGCAGGGTTCCGCCGAAGTAGCGCGTTACGACAACGGCGGTGTATTTCAGTCCTTGCTGTTTAAGCACTTCCAGCATCGGTTTGCCGGCTGTGCCGCTTGGCTCTCCATCATCGGACTGCTTCTGATACTCATCCCGGTCACCGACCAGATAAGCCGAACAGTTATGCGTCGCCGACCAGTGTTTTTTCTTGATCTCTTCGATGAATTGAATCGCTTCTTCTTCGGTTGCCACGGGCCGGCAATGGCCGATGAAGCGCGACTTCTTGATGACGATCTCAGCCTCGCCGGGCCCCTGAACCGTTCGGTAGCTTAAGAGCATCGGGCAGCATCACGCTCTTCCCAGACGGCGTTCCAGTTCAGCCTTCTGGTCTTCGAATCCGGGCTTGCCAAGCAGAGCGAACATGTTCTTCTTGTATGCCTCGACTCCCGGTTGGTCGAATGGATTCACTCCGAGCAGGTAACCGCTGATGCCGCATGCCTTCTCGAAGAAGTATACGAGGTAGCCGAACCAATACGGCGAGATTTCCGGAATGGTCACGACCAGGTTCGGTACGCCGCCGTCAGTATGAGCCAGCAGGGTTCCTTCGAAGGCTTTCTTATTGACGAAATCCATCGTCTTGCCGGCGAGGAAGTTCAGACCGTCAAGATTCTCAGCGTCCTCACCGATGACGATCTCCTCCAGCGGCTTCTCCACCTGCAGGACGGTCTCGAACAGGTTGCGCGTTCCTTCTTGGATGAACTGCCCCATGGAGTGCAGGTCCGTCGAGAAATCAACGGAAGCCGGATAGATTCCCTTATGATCCTTCCCTTCGCTCTCCCCGTACAGCTGCTTCCACCATTCAGAGAAGAAGTGGAGGGAAGGCTCGTAGTTCACGAGGATCTCCGTTGTCTTACCCTTGCGGTACAGGATGTTGCGAAGCGCTGCATATTGGTAGCTGGCGTTTTCGCTTAGGTTCGGGTTCGCATATTCACGCGAAGCGTCAGCAGCACCCTGCATCATCGCATCGATATCGATGCCGGCTACAGCGATCGGCAGAAGTCCTACGGCAGTCAGTACGGAGTAGCGACCGCCTACATCGTCCGGGATGACGAAGGTCTCGTAGCCCTCGCTGTCGGCTACGGTCTTCAGCGCGCCTTTCTCCTTGTCCGTCGTAGCATAGATGCGTTTTTTGGCGCCTTCTTTACCGTATTTTTGTTCTAATAAATCCTTGAAAATGCGGAAGGCGATCGCTGGTTCCGTCGTCGTTCCCGACTTGGAGATGACATTGACGGAGAAATCCCGGTCGCCGATCAGCTCGATCAGATGCTTCGTGTAAGTCGAGCTGATGTTGTTGCCGGCGAAGAAGATCTGCGGTGTACCGCGCTTCTCCTTCGGCAGTACGTTATAGAAGGAATGCGACAGCATCTCGATCGCTGCGCGCGCTCCTAGATAGGACCCCCCGATCCCGATCACAACGAGTACTTCCGAATCCTCTTGGATGCGCTTAGCCGCTTCCTTGATGCGCTGGAACTCTTCTTTGTCATAATTGACAGGCAGGTCGATCCAGCCAAGGAAATCACTGCCCGCACCTGTCTTCTCATGCAGCTGATTGTGAGCTGTCTTCACATATTCAGCCATATAGTCAATCTCATGTTGTCCTACAAAAGCCAAGGCATTGCTGTAATCAAAGCGTAAACGGTTGCTCATAAAGTGCGCCTCCTATCCTTATCGTACAATACATACAATACTCATAGCATAAATGAAAAAAGTGGCGTGATCAAGTTCGTCCGACACAATCCCCCATATACCAGGCAACCGCCAGCCTGGGATTCATCACGTTCCTGCCGGATCGGCATTGTCAGACGCTATGAAGTTATGGAGCATGTGATGGCAGCGGCAATGGCGGCGGCATCGTAAGAACAGAATATCATCAAGATGCAGATGAACTGAATCATGTGCTGACAAGCTGCTTCACCTTATCATATGGGTACATCTGCAGCATATCACGTATTAGTACACTGTTTTCCATCATGTGATGCTTACCGCACACTGTGGTAGAATCATGTTCAGGATTCAGCAAGAGAAGCGTCGGTTATCATCACGATGATCAGCAACGATGATGCGCTGCGCGAAGTTTTCTACGGAGAACAGGGCATCTTGTCAGGCATAAAAGGCAATCAAACGGTGATCGACAGCAGCACGGTCTCGCCAACACTGAGCCGTCAGCTGTATGCAGATTGCAAGGCCAAATCCTCGAGCTTCCTCGATGCGCCGGTTACAGGCAGCAAAGAAGGAGCAAGAGACGGCACTCTGACCTTCATGGTGGGAGGCGATCGGGAAGTCATGGAAGCGCATCTCGATGTCTTCCAAGCGATGGGCAAGAAGATCGTCTATGTCGGACCTTCAGGCTCCGGATCACAGCTGAAACTCGCGCATAATACCGTCGTGGCTATCAATACAGCTGCGGTCTGCGAAGGGATAAGCATGGCCTATAAGGCTGGCATCGATCCCGCCGTCTTCTTGGACGTGCTTTATTCGGGAGGCGGCAACAGCCGTGCTGCGGAGATGAAGGGGCCGAAGATCATCGCCCGCGACTTCGATACCCACTTCTCATTGAAGTGGATGCTGAAGGACCTGAAACTGGCTTCAGCTCTAGGCGATCAGCTGAATGCGGTCTCCCCGCTGCTCGGTGCAGTGAAGCAGCTGTTCCAAGAAGCAGTGAATGCAGAGATCGGCGAAGAAGACGTCTCGGCTCTGATCAAAGTATATGAACAAGCGATGAATATGAAGGTGGAGTCCCAGTCAAGCGAGGCGTAATAAGGAGAGCGGCAGTCGATTAGGACTGCCGCTAAAATCGCTTATTACAGCAGAGCTTTCACCTTGGCTACGACGTTCTCGACGGTGAAGCCATACTCAGCCATGACCTTCGGTCCCGGTGCCGAAGCGCCGAAGATCTTGATGCCCAGGATATCGCCATGGTCGCCGACATAGCGCTCCCAGCCAAGCGGGTAAGCCATCTCGACAGCCAGGCGTGCCTTAACATCAGGCAGGATAACGGAATCGCGGTATTCCTTCGGCTGCTTCTCGAAGAGCTCCCAGCTAGGCATGCTGATGACGCGCACATGGATGCCCTCTTCAGCCAGTTTCTCTTGTGCAGCAATCGCAAGCTGTACCTCCGAACCCGTTGCCAGGATCTGAGCAACCGGCTTGCCGTCAGCTGCATCGCTCAGCACGTATGCACCGCGCTCAACGCCTTCGATTGCCTTCTCCTTCGTACTAGGCAGGATCGGCAGCGCTTGACGCGTCAGCACGAGAGCCACTGGGCCTTCGTTCTGCTTCACCGCATAACGCCATGCTGCAGAAGTTTCGTTCGCGTCTGCCGGACGAATCACAGTAACATCCGGAATGACTCGAAGTGCAGGCAATTGCTCGATCGGCTCGTGTGTAGGACCGTCTTCGCCGACACCGATCGAATCGTGCGTCAACACGAAGGTTACCGGCAGCTTCTGAAGGGCGGACAGACGAACTGCAGGGCGCAGGTAGTCGGAGAATACGAAGAATGTACCGCCGTACGGACGAACACCCTTATGCAGCGCCATACCGTTGACCGCAGCAGCCATCGCAAACTCACGCACACCGAAGTAGATATTGCGGCCTTCGTAGCTGTTGCGTGTGTAGATCGGCATCCCCTTCAGATGCGTATTGGTCGAAGACTCCAAGTCAGCAGAACCGCCGACGATGTTTGGCACGTTCTTCGCCAGAGCATTCAATGCAGCACCGGATGCCGCACGAGTTGCAAGCGGTTTATCTTCTGGATTATACCATGGAAGATCTGCGTCCCAACCTTCAGGCAGTTCGTTGGTGATCGCTTGTTCGAATTGCTTAGCCAATTCCGGATATTCCTTCTTGTAAGCTGCGTACAGCTCATCCCATTCCTTGTTCGCAGCTTCGCCTTGAGCCTTAACCTTAGCAAAGTGCTCTCTTACTTCTTCCGGTACGTAGAAATCTGGTTCCTCAGGCCAGCCCAGAGCTTGCTTCGTCAGCTTCACTTCTTCCGGTCCCAGCGGAGCACCGTGCGGACCTGCGGAACCGCCTTTACCCGCTTTGTTCGGAGAACCGAATCCGATCGTCGTCTTCACTTCGATCAGCGTCGGACGGCTCAGATCCGCCTTCGCTTCTGCGATTGCTTTGCCGATCGCTTCGAGATTGTTCTCCTCTTCGACTAACAGGGTCTGCCAGCCGTATGCTTCGAAACGTTGACGAACATTCTCAGAGAATGCCAGGTTCAGTTCCCCGT contains the following coding sequences:
- a CDS encoding ABC transporter ATP-binding protein; translation: MLTVQNLSKSFQGREVVKGVSFRLKPYTATALIGPNGAGKTTILSMIAGLLKPDRGEIALQGARDLRREIGFLPQYPKFFEALTAKEVLELCGHISGMQASEIRKRTQEVLDIVGLKDMMNAKADNFSGGMKQRLGIAQAILHQPRLLLLDEPVSALDPAGRREMLDLLKQLQQETTILYSTHILNDAEEITDEVLFLQDGVLVEQGSLEEMKRRYADDIVLIHVEAPEQAEAFAASAPFAVQVEGAKIIIKREDGGPAMRDILQYASSLPFEVSKIEKQAASLEHIFMKVAKRS
- a CDS encoding PLD nuclease N-terminal domain-containing protein, whose translation is MDNINWSLVAPLIVIQFVLMLIALIDLRRTAATKGPRWMWALIIIFVNILGPIAYFVGGRRE
- a CDS encoding helix-turn-helix domain-containing protein, with product MPPIQFSTIFANRRKELKLTQEDVAQFVGVSRAAVSKWEQGLSYPDITLLPKLAMLLDLTIDSLLGYQPQLTVMRIAELYSELAQRFAKEEFAQVDEAIQQLIKEYYSCYPFLSKMAQLYLNYLLQSPDPPATADTILQLCSRVRQHSGDMYLINEVTAIEAATHLLLKQPQQVVEQLGSQPRIEFNHELLIASALAMMGDAAQAKRVLQVSAYQHLLSLFGALTELMALEKDRLSYVDVTVDRLEKLAGIFGVRELSIHTVLVFYLKAANVYAMQQNEEQAARMVERYLQTCKTLKFPLQFSGDDYFYLLQEWIDEEQTVMQQAPRDMDTIKRDLLAAVDANPLLAPLLQRKELAILYENVKHVLKEV
- a CDS encoding B12-binding domain-containing radical SAM protein, encoding MKIVLAALNAKYIHTNLALRYLKAYAERDFAIEIAEYTIKDPPMNIVTDLYKRKPDVIGFSCYIWNIEETIVVINMLRKILPHVPIVLGGPEVSYDTDYWMKRLPEVDFIVFGEGEETFHHLLTELAGERKFHYVFGLAYRKDGEVIVNPGRPKLDLNTIPSPHRFEEDLPHLANRIVYFETSRGCPFSCQFCLSSIEVGVRYFDIERAKADLLYLIENGAKQIKFVDRTFNIKRDYALEIFEFLIEHHRGCVFQFEITADIMRPEVITFLQEHAPPGIFRFEIGIQSTNERTNELIKRRQNFEKLSRTVMMIKESGQIAQHLDLIAGLPEEDYHSFRKTFNDVFNLRPEELQLGFLKLLRGTGLRRDAEKYGYIYMDHAPYEILGNDVLSFDDIIRIKQAEDILEKYWNARRMDHTLEYLIRYEFDSPFDFFQEFGAYWEKRGWPKIGHQLEDLFTRLAEFLAELKLRFPQLTEGLMKLDYYLNHRYRPRKIWWEYRLSKQELGELIQDLAERPEELSPEFAALGLTEKDLYKHTVVEIIDCDLAAYLELAEAAPIPAVEGNPEDLKDVLEAKTLLVVYYPPDSQTADRKVRYYTRRIEV
- a CDS encoding putative bifunctional diguanylate cyclase/phosphodiesterase — protein: MSKVLVLPLLDESFLKGRSIVLDNGLILIISGIAVVLILVALRVGYLFALREMNRTKRIMMTHDPLTGLLNRQAFMQRLEERIREAGHDPLTVVLLNVNRFRWINDALGSDLGDLIIMIVAQQLRMGIEGKPDIARLSGDEFALILDHDTAESRQIVMDLIRRFDEQPVEVRGQSLQILASAGLAGYPRHGRTASELVSHADTALTQARQSYIHVVEFDPVMDEEMHDRLQLATELRTAIRNGELSLAYQPRIDLATGRIAAIEALLRWQHPELGHVRPSRFIPIAEQTGLIVPIGEWVLETACAQAAGWNWQGSEECRISINISVQQMVHPDFVAVLDDVLARTGLNPKQLELELTESIFIENPQKISKILDKIKERGIRIAIDDFGKGYSSLNYLKRYPADTLKIDKEFITGTQSDTGQIITASVIQLARDLGLTVVAEGVEQSEQLAFLMRKGCNEVQGYLLCRPVPHDVCEQFLQQFDLQQMLALLGEREGWRKAAEDGSVSPPS
- a CDS encoding YigZ family protein, with translation MLLSYRTVQGPGEAEIVIKKSRFIGHCRPVATEEEAIQFIEEIKKKHWSATHNCSAYLVGDRDEYQKQSDDGEPSGTAGKPMLEVLKQQGLKYTAVVVTRYFGGTLLGAGGLVRAYTEATVEAVKAAKPVLKVLHREVTVTVDYTWYGKLENELNNRGVITEPPTFTDKVSILCLPEAEEAERFTAWITDLTQGQGIIEQREYRYIEQEI
- a CDS encoding glucose-6-phosphate isomerase; its protein translation is MSNRLRFDYSNALAFVGQHEIDYMAEYVKTAHNQLHEKTGAGSDFLGWIDLPVNYDKEEFQRIKEAAKRIQEDSEVLVVIGIGGSYLGARAAIEMLSHSFYNVLPKEKRGTPQIFFAGNNISSTYTKHLIELIGDRDFSVNVISKSGTTTEPAIAFRIFKDLLEQKYGKEGAKKRIYATTDKEKGALKTVADSEGYETFVIPDDVGGRYSVLTAVGLLPIAVAGIDIDAMMQGAADASREYANPNLSENASYQYAALRNILYRKGKTTEILVNYEPSLHFFSEWWKQLYGESEGKDHKGIYPASVDFSTDLHSMGQFIQEGTRNLFETVLQVEKPLEEIVIGEDAENLDGLNFLAGKTMDFVNKKAFEGTLLAHTDGGVPNLVVTIPEISPYWFGYLVYFFEKACGISGYLLGVNPFDQPGVEAYKKNMFALLGKPGFEDQKAELERRLGRA
- the tkt gene encoding transketolase, with product MKNQSVDQLAVNTIRTLTIDAVEKAKSGHPGMPMGAAPMAYELWTRHMKHNPSNPEWINRDRFVLSAGHGSMLLYSLLHLCGYDLSMDDIKNFRQWGSKTPGHPEYGHTPGVDATTGPLGQGISMAVGMAMAEAHLAAVYNREGYNIIDHYTYVICGDGDLMEGVSAEAASLAGHLGLGKLIVLYDSNDISLDGELNLAFSENVRQRFEAYGWQTLLVEEENNLEAIGKAIAEAKADLSRPTLIEVKTTIGFGSPNKAGKGGSAGPHGAPLGPEEVKLTKQALGWPEEPDFYVPEEVREHFAKVKAQGEAANKEWDELYAAYKKEYPELAKQFEQAITNELPEGWDADLPWYNPEDKPLATRAASGAALNALAKNVPNIVGGSADLESSTNTHLKGMPIYTRNSYEGRNIYFGVREFAMAAAVNGMALHKGVRPYGGTFFVFSDYLRPAVRLSALQKLPVTFVLTHDSIGVGEDGPTHEPIEQLPALRVIPDVTVIRPADANETSAAWRYAVKQNEGPVALVLTRQALPILPSTKEKAIEGVERGAYVLSDAADGKPVAQILATGSEVQLAIAAQEKLAEEGIHVRVISMPSWELFEKQPKEYRDSVILPDVKARLAVEMAYPLGWERYVGDHGDILGIKIFGASAPGPKVMAEYGFTVENVVAKVKALL